Proteins encoded by one window of Halobaculum halobium:
- a CDS encoding HAD family hydrolase codes for MSARTMPEDADPPRLAPPLAGAAAVTFDLDETLVAYRRSPGEVLSAAFDAVGVDPVFPVEAYADRFEEFNDRTDSMAELRAACFAALCEDRGRDPELGRSVARAFADERDHANVAWRPGARGLLDALDAHGTPYAVVTNGPPDAQAAKSRAVGVDDRAAEVVFAGHDAPAKPDPAAFEAGLSALGVVAGDSVHVGDSPESDAAGALAVGMEAVLVGDREPTPAGAVRVPSMAALLR; via the coding sequence ATGAGCGCACGAACGATGCCTGAGGACGCCGACCCACCGCGGCTCGCTCCCCCGCTGGCCGGCGCCGCTGCAGTGACGTTCGACCTCGACGAGACGCTCGTCGCCTACCGGCGGTCGCCGGGTGAGGTGCTGTCGGCCGCCTTCGACGCCGTCGGCGTCGATCCGGTGTTCCCGGTCGAGGCGTACGCCGACCGCTTCGAGGAGTTCAACGACCGAACCGACTCCATGGCGGAACTCCGAGCGGCGTGTTTCGCCGCGCTCTGTGAGGACCGCGGTCGCGACCCGGAACTCGGGCGTTCGGTGGCGCGTGCGTTCGCCGATGAGCGCGATCACGCGAACGTCGCGTGGCGGCCGGGGGCGCGCGGGCTGTTGGACGCGCTCGACGCGCACGGGACGCCCTACGCCGTCGTCACTAACGGTCCGCCGGACGCGCAGGCGGCGAAATCCCGCGCGGTCGGCGTCGACGACCGCGCCGCCGAGGTGGTGTTCGCGGGCCACGACGCGCCCGCGAAGCCGGATCCTGCGGCGTTCGAGGCGGGGCTGTCCGCGCTCGGCGTCGTCGCCGGCGACTCGGTTCACGTCGGCGACTCCCCCGAGTCGGACGCCGCGGGCGCGCTCGCGGTCGGGATGGAAGCGGTACTGGTCGGCGACCGCGAGCCGACGCCGGCGGGTGCGGTTCGAGTACCGTCGATGGCGGCGCTGCTCCGCTGA
- the mch gene encoding methenyltetrahydromethanopterin cyclohydrolase codes for MDSLNRMAVELVDEALDFADELNITGYELDSGATVVDFGVEADGGLEAGLLLAEIQTAGLATVQTRMGRVDGSPTPYVELTTDHPGIALLGCQKAGWELDLPGFSGLGSGPARALVGEEREFQALGYYDEFDLTVLCVESATLPDDAVVEHVAEKANVNEPAVFLPTTALGSTAGSVTAAARAAELAVFRLFELGYDPENVKSVAGSAPVAPVSYDETEAMGRTNDALAYGGEVHLTVTEDFDRFDEIPSSAAAEHGRPFAEVFADADYDFYELDESVFAPGAVSVDVLDGPTYALGETREDLLAASFDYQ; via the coding sequence ATGGACAGTCTCAATCGCATGGCGGTGGAACTTGTCGACGAGGCGCTCGACTTCGCCGACGAGCTCAACATCACCGGCTACGAACTCGACTCGGGCGCGACCGTCGTCGACTTCGGCGTCGAGGCCGACGGCGGCCTCGAGGCCGGGCTGCTGCTCGCGGAGATCCAGACCGCCGGCCTCGCCACCGTTCAGACGCGGATGGGCCGCGTCGACGGGTCGCCGACCCCGTACGTGGAGCTGACGACCGACCATCCCGGGATCGCCCTGCTCGGGTGTCAGAAGGCCGGCTGGGAACTCGACCTCCCAGGGTTCTCCGGGCTCGGCTCCGGCCCCGCCCGCGCGCTCGTGGGCGAGGAGCGCGAGTTCCAGGCGCTGGGCTACTACGACGAGTTCGACCTCACGGTGCTGTGCGTCGAATCGGCCACCCTCCCCGACGACGCCGTCGTCGAGCACGTCGCCGAGAAGGCCAACGTGAACGAGCCCGCGGTCTTCCTCCCGACGACCGCGCTCGGCTCGACGGCGGGGAGTGTGACCGCCGCCGCCCGCGCCGCGGAACTGGCCGTCTTCCGGCTGTTCGAGCTCGGCTACGACCCCGAAAACGTCAAGTCGGTGGCCGGCTCGGCGCCGGTGGCTCCCGTGAGCTACGACGAGACCGAAGCGATGGGGCGGACGAACGACGCGCTCGCGTACGGCGGCGAGGTTCACCTCACCGTCACCGAGGACTTCGACCGGTTCGACGAGATCCCCTCCAGCGCCGCCGCCGAGCACGGCCGCCCGTTCGCCGAGGTGTTCGCCGACGCCGACTACGACTTCTACGAGCTCGACGAGTCTGTGTTCGCGCCCGGCGCCGTCAGCGTCGACGTGCTCGACGGGCCGACGTACGCGCTCGGAGAGACGCGCGAGGACCTGCTCGCGGCGTCGTTCGACTACCAGTGA
- the gltB gene encoding glutamate synthase large subunit, translating into MTEPDASARVGGLADPTDERSNCGVGAVVDLDGGRSHEVVSDALDLLENLEHRGTTGAEQNTGDGAGIMIERPDEFFEAVVGDLPETYAVGSVFMPTDDVAREELEAMFEETLAAHGLDAFAWRDVPTDAAGADLGKTALDAEPDVRQVFVAPTADDDIDEETFDRRLYVSRRAVESAAEDLAGERFYVCSLDRQRVVYKGLLKADQIDAYYPDLRDERLDSGVALVHARFSTNTLGAWHLAHPYRNVVHNGEFNTIQGNVNWMRARQSDLADGGFTDEELDAVRPIISDPNQSDTASVDETLDLLLQGGRDLPHALRMMIPEAYRKDDAMSEERRDFYDYHASLVEPWDGPALVIGFDGDRVAGVLDRNGLRPCRYDVTAGNRLVMGSEVGALEHDPSEVKERGRLRPGETFVADRSEGRVLDDGEVFADLTDAKFGEWVDAEQRDLADVTAETDPSPETGPGDALRSKQAAFGYTTDQLNHLIGPMAEQGKDPVGSMGDDTPLSVLSGFDRPLFTYFKQLFAQVSNPPIDYIREELVTSLETRLGPQRNLLGETPEHARQVVNESPILTEAETRTLQDLGTATDGDLASVTLDMTFDPDADLETAVADLRAAAAAAVRDGADVVVLSDRDMGPDRMHVPSLLATGAVHHHLVREGLRARAGLVVESGDPREVHHVACLVGYGAGAVCPYLAYDTVRDIVAGPDGADEEEALGAYRDALEMGLLKTMAKMGISTVESYQGAQIFEAVGLDSGLVREYFEGTEIRTEGIGLPEIESDLRDRYAVGFGDDPQLETQGEYENRSSGIKHGWNPHSVNALHTAVREGDREAWDEFSAQVNDPDEPAELRNLLDIDSDRDPVPVDAVEAVDEIAKRFSTAAMSLGSLSPEQHENNAIAMNRIGAKSNTGEGGEPPERFDTERGCSVKQVASGRFGVTSNYLANAEEIQIKMAQGSKPGEGGHLPGAKVNEYIAHVRYSTPGVGLISPPPLHDIYSIEDLKQLIYDLKAANPEADVNVKLVSEAGIGTIAAGVAKAEADVVHISGHSGGTGASPKTSIKNAGLPWELGVAEANQMLRATGLRDRITVSADGGLKTGRDVAVAALLGAEEFAFGTAALVSSGCVMARQCHQNTCPVGVATQREDLRDRFPGEPEHVINYMQFIAQELREIMADLGFTSVDDLVGRVECLSQREVDHPKASKLDLSALIAEPADDGPRHKVREQDHPDLAEALDWELLDELGDSVETGEPAALAADVDNTDRAVGATLSNRISDAHGEDGLPAGTLDLDFRGEAGQSFGAFLAHGVDAHLVGAANDYVGKGLSGGTVVVQTPEDAAFEPDENILIGNVALYGATDGEAYVNGMAGERFAVRNSGVKAVVEGVGDHGCEYMTGGVVAVLGEVGRNFAAGMSGGVAYVHDPDDDLAAKTNPGMVSLNEELTDQDEAMLRRLVENHLARTGSDRARELLDDWESVVGAFTRVLPDAYAEVIAEGRGDDVREELPDAAETGTATAEFGAGVVGDD; encoded by the coding sequence ATGACTGAGCCGGACGCGTCGGCGCGCGTCGGGGGCCTGGCGGACCCCACTGACGAGCGCTCGAACTGTGGTGTGGGCGCCGTCGTCGACCTCGACGGCGGGCGGTCACACGAAGTAGTATCGGACGCACTCGACCTGCTGGAGAATCTCGAACATCGAGGCACGACGGGGGCAGAACAGAACACCGGAGACGGTGCCGGAATCATGATCGAACGCCCCGACGAGTTCTTCGAGGCCGTCGTCGGCGACCTCCCCGAGACGTACGCGGTGGGATCGGTGTTCATGCCGACCGACGACGTCGCGCGCGAGGAGTTGGAGGCGATGTTCGAGGAGACGCTCGCGGCCCACGGCCTCGACGCGTTCGCGTGGCGCGACGTGCCCACCGACGCGGCGGGCGCCGACCTGGGGAAGACCGCGCTCGACGCCGAACCAGACGTTCGACAGGTGTTCGTCGCGCCGACGGCGGACGACGACATCGACGAGGAGACGTTCGACCGACGGCTGTACGTTTCCCGGCGCGCCGTCGAGTCGGCCGCCGAGGACCTCGCGGGCGAGCGCTTCTACGTCTGCTCGCTGGACCGCCAGCGCGTCGTCTACAAGGGGCTGCTGAAGGCCGATCAGATCGACGCCTACTACCCCGACCTGCGCGACGAGCGCCTCGACTCGGGCGTCGCGCTCGTGCACGCGCGGTTCTCGACGAACACGCTGGGCGCGTGGCACCTCGCGCACCCGTACCGCAACGTCGTCCACAACGGCGAGTTCAACACGATCCAGGGGAACGTCAACTGGATGCGCGCCCGGCAGTCGGACCTCGCGGACGGCGGCTTCACCGACGAGGAACTCGACGCCGTCCGCCCGATCATCTCCGACCCGAACCAGTCGGACACCGCCTCCGTCGACGAGACGCTTGACCTGCTGTTGCAGGGCGGGCGCGACCTCCCGCACGCGCTGCGGATGATGATCCCGGAGGCGTACCGGAAGGACGACGCGATGAGCGAGGAGCGCCGCGACTTCTACGACTACCACGCCTCGCTCGTCGAGCCGTGGGACGGCCCCGCGCTCGTCATCGGCTTCGACGGCGACCGCGTCGCCGGCGTGCTCGACCGCAACGGACTGCGACCGTGTCGATACGACGTGACCGCCGGCAACCGGCTCGTGATGGGCAGCGAGGTCGGCGCGCTCGAGCACGACCCGAGCGAGGTCAAAGAACGCGGTCGCCTCCGCCCCGGCGAGACGTTCGTCGCCGACCGCAGCGAGGGTCGCGTCCTCGACGACGGGGAGGTGTTCGCCGACCTCACCGACGCGAAGTTCGGCGAGTGGGTCGACGCCGAGCAGCGCGACCTCGCCGACGTGACCGCCGAGACGGACCCGTCGCCGGAAACCGGACCGGGCGACGCCCTCCGAAGCAAGCAGGCGGCCTTCGGCTACACGACCGACCAGCTCAACCACCTTATCGGCCCGATGGCCGAGCAGGGGAAGGACCCGGTCGGGTCGATGGGAGACGACACCCCGCTGTCTGTGCTCTCGGGGTTCGACCGCCCGCTGTTCACCTACTTCAAGCAGCTGTTCGCGCAGGTGTCGAACCCGCCGATCGACTACATCCGCGAGGAGCTGGTCACGTCCCTGGAGACGCGACTCGGCCCGCAGCGCAACCTCCTCGGCGAGACCCCGGAGCACGCGCGGCAGGTAGTAAACGAGTCGCCGATCCTCACGGAGGCGGAGACCAGGACGCTGCAGGACCTGGGAACGGCGACCGACGGGGATCTCGCGTCGGTGACGCTCGACATGACGTTCGATCCCGATGCGGATCTGGAAACGGCCGTCGCGGACCTCCGCGCGGCCGCAGCAGCGGCGGTCCGCGACGGCGCCGACGTGGTCGTCCTCTCGGATCGCGACATGGGTCCCGACCGGATGCACGTCCCGAGCCTGCTGGCGACGGGCGCCGTCCACCACCACCTCGTCCGCGAGGGACTGCGCGCCCGCGCCGGGCTCGTCGTCGAGTCGGGCGACCCCCGCGAGGTCCACCACGTGGCGTGTCTCGTCGGCTACGGCGCCGGCGCGGTGTGTCCGTACCTCGCGTACGACACGGTGCGCGACATCGTCGCGGGCCCCGACGGCGCCGACGAGGAGGAGGCGCTCGGCGCCTACCGCGACGCCCTGGAGATGGGCCTGCTGAAGACGATGGCGAAGATGGGCATCTCGACGGTCGAGTCCTACCAGGGTGCGCAGATCTTCGAGGCGGTGGGCCTGGACTCGGGTCTGGTGCGCGAGTACTTCGAGGGCACCGAGATCCGGACCGAGGGGATCGGCCTCCCCGAGATCGAGTCCGACCTCCGCGACCGCTACGCGGTCGGCTTCGGCGACGACCCGCAACTGGAGACGCAAGGCGAGTACGAGAACCGCTCCTCGGGGATCAAACACGGCTGGAACCCCCACTCGGTGAACGCGCTCCACACCGCCGTCCGCGAGGGCGACCGCGAGGCGTGGGACGAGTTCTCTGCGCAGGTGAACGACCCCGACGAGCCCGCGGAGCTTCGCAACCTCCTCGACATCGACAGCGATCGCGACCCGGTCCCCGTCGATGCGGTCGAGGCCGTCGACGAGATCGCGAAACGATTTTCGACGGCCGCGATGAGCCTCGGGAGCCTCTCGCCCGAGCAACACGAGAACAACGCCATCGCGATGAACCGGATCGGCGCGAAGTCCAACACCGGCGAGGGCGGCGAGCCGCCCGAGCGCTTCGACACCGAGCGCGGCTGTAGCGTGAAGCAGGTCGCCTCCGGGCGCTTCGGCGTCACGTCGAACTACCTCGCGAACGCCGAGGAGATCCAGATCAAGATGGCGCAAGGCTCCAAGCCCGGCGAGGGGGGCCACCTCCCCGGCGCGAAGGTGAACGAGTACATCGCGCACGTGCGCTACTCGACGCCTGGCGTCGGCCTCATCTCGCCGCCGCCGCTGCACGACATCTACTCCATCGAGGACCTCAAGCAGCTCATCTACGACCTGAAGGCGGCCAACCCCGAGGCCGACGTCAACGTGAAACTCGTCTCGGAGGCCGGCATCGGCACCATCGCCGCCGGCGTCGCCAAGGCCGAGGCCGACGTGGTCCACATCTCGGGCCACTCCGGCGGCACCGGCGCGTCGCCGAAGACCTCGATCAAGAACGCCGGTCTCCCGTGGGAGCTGGGCGTCGCGGAGGCGAACCAGATGCTGCGGGCGACGGGACTGCGCGACCGCATCACCGTCTCCGCGGACGGCGGGCTCAAGACCGGCCGCGACGTGGCCGTCGCCGCGCTGCTTGGCGCCGAGGAGTTCGCGTTCGGGACGGCCGCGCTCGTCTCCTCAGGCTGCGTGATGGCCCGGCAGTGCCACCAGAACACCTGCCCGGTCGGCGTCGCGACCCAGCGCGAGGACCTGCGCGACCGCTTCCCGGGCGAGCCCGAGCACGTCATCAACTACATGCAGTTCATCGCCCAGGAGCTGCGCGAGATCATGGCCGACCTGGGCTTCACCTCGGTCGACGACCTGGTCGGGCGCGTCGAGTGCCTCTCCCAGCGCGAGGTCGACCACCCGAAAGCCAGCAAGCTCGACCTGTCGGCGCTCATCGCCGAGCCGGCCGACGACGGCCCGCGCCACAAGGTGCGCGAGCAGGACCACCCCGACCTGGCGGAGGCACTCGACTGGGAGCTCCTCGACGAGCTGGGCGACAGCGTGGAGACGGGCGAGCCGGCCGCGCTCGCGGCCGACGTGGATAACACCGACCGCGCGGTCGGCGCGACGCTCTCGAACCGCATCTCCGACGCCCACGGCGAGGACGGGCTCCCCGCGGGCACGCTGGATCTGGACTTCCGCGGCGAGGCGGGCCAGTCGTTCGGCGCGTTCCTCGCCCACGGCGTGGACGCCCACCTCGTCGGCGCCGCCAACGACTACGTCGGCAAGGGCCTGTCGGGCGGAACGGTCGTCGTGCAGACGCCCGAAGACGCCGCCTTCGAGCCGGACGAGAACATCCTGATCGGCAACGTCGCGCTGTACGGCGCGACCGACGGCGAGGCGTACGTTAACGGGATGGCCGGCGAGCGATTCGCCGTGCGCAACTCCGGGGTGAAGGCGGTCGTCGAGGGCGTCGGCGACCACGGCTGCGAGTACATGACCGGCGGCGTCGTCGCGGTGCTGGGCGAGGTCGGCCGCAACTTCGCCGCGGGGATGTCCGGCGGCGTCGCGTACGTGCACGACCCCGACGACGACCTGGCCGCCAAGACGAACCCCGGGATGGTGAGCCTGAACGAAGAGCTGACCGACCAAGACGAGGCGATGCTCCGCCGACTGGTCGAGAACCACCTCGCGCGCACCGGCAGCGACCGCGCGCGAGAGCTGCTCGACGACTGGGAGTCGGTCGTCGGCGCGTTCACGCGTGTCCTGCCGGACGCGTACGCCGAGGTCATCGCGGAGGGCCGCGGCGACGACGTGCGCGAGGAACTGCCCGACGCGGCCGAGACCGGCACCGCGACCGCGGAGTTCGGCGCCGGCGTGGTGGGAGACGACTAG
- the proS gene encoding proline--tRNA ligase: MSEHESADSGDDAQELGITKSKEYETGEWYAEVVKKAGLANYAPEGMSGFIITRPRGYALWERLQGFLDAKFKDTGVQNAYFPMFIPESYLEAEKDIVEGFDPEVAWVTHGGHEELEERLAVRPTSESIITPYISQWVRSHRDLPLRVNQWCSVVRWEATETKPFFRTKEFLWQEGHTAHADRDDAWEETLTRLEQYESAYQDFLAIPVLRGQKPDHDKFPGADTTTTVEALMPDGKSVQGGTSHYLGTSFAEAFDITFSGEDEEERLAHTTSWGFSWRALGALIMTHSDDQGLVLPPTVAPTQVAIVPIWQEETKDEVLEYAEGVADELEEAGIRVELDDRDTRNPGFKFNEHELNGVPVRFEIGPYEVEDDEITVVHRPDGAESTVDRDGVAGAAREHLDEVYAKLYAAAEENLDGEVREADSRNEILGTIGQHGGYVKAPWCGDEACEGEIKDQIAAEIVMIPFEEDDERRGTDHDDACAVCGDDATRTAYFAKSY; the protein is encoded by the coding sequence ATGAGCGAACACGAATCCGCCGACTCCGGCGACGACGCCCAGGAGTTGGGGATCACGAAGTCGAAGGAGTACGAGACCGGCGAGTGGTACGCCGAGGTGGTGAAGAAGGCGGGGCTCGCGAACTACGCGCCCGAGGGAATGTCCGGGTTCATCATCACTCGACCCCGCGGGTACGCGCTGTGGGAGCGCCTCCAGGGCTTCCTGGACGCGAAGTTCAAGGACACCGGGGTGCAGAACGCCTACTTCCCCATGTTCATCCCCGAGTCGTACCTCGAGGCCGAGAAGGACATCGTGGAGGGGTTCGACCCCGAGGTGGCATGGGTGACCCACGGCGGCCATGAGGAGCTCGAGGAGCGCCTCGCAGTCCGGCCCACCTCCGAGTCCATCATCACGCCCTACATCAGCCAGTGGGTCCGGAGCCACCGCGACCTGCCCCTGCGTGTGAACCAGTGGTGTTCGGTCGTGCGCTGGGAGGCGACGGAGACGAAGCCGTTCTTCCGCACGAAGGAGTTCCTCTGGCAGGAGGGGCACACGGCTCACGCCGACCGCGACGACGCGTGGGAGGAGACGCTGACCCGGCTCGAGCAGTACGAGTCCGCCTACCAGGACTTCCTCGCGATCCCCGTCCTCCGCGGACAGAAGCCCGACCACGACAAGTTCCCCGGAGCGGACACGACCACGACGGTGGAGGCGCTGATGCCCGACGGCAAGTCCGTGCAGGGCGGCACCTCCCACTACCTCGGAACGAGCTTCGCCGAGGCGTTCGACATCACCTTCTCCGGGGAGGACGAGGAGGAGCGGCTCGCCCACACCACCTCGTGGGGGTTCTCGTGGCGCGCGCTGGGTGCGCTGATCATGACTCACTCCGACGATCAGGGGCTCGTTTTGCCCCCCACCGTCGCGCCCACGCAGGTCGCGATCGTCCCCATCTGGCAGGAGGAGACGAAAGACGAGGTGCTCGAGTACGCCGAGGGCGTCGCCGACGAACTGGAGGAGGCTGGGATCCGGGTCGAACTCGACGACCGCGACACGCGTAACCCCGGCTTCAAATTCAACGAACACGAGCTCAACGGCGTGCCCGTCCGATTCGAGATCGGCCCCTACGAGGTCGAGGACGACGAGATAACCGTCGTCCACCGTCCCGACGGGGCGGAGTCGACTGTCGACCGCGACGGCGTCGCCGGGGCGGCCCGCGAGCACCTCGACGAGGTGTACGCGAAACTGTACGCCGCCGCAGAGGAGAACCTCGACGGCGAGGTTCGCGAGGCCGACTCGCGCAACGAGATCCTCGGCACCATCGGCCAGCACGGCGGCTACGTGAAGGCGCCCTGGTGTGGCGACGAGGCCTGCGAGGGAGAGATCAAAGACCAGATCGCCGCCGAGATCGTGATGATCCCCTTCGAGGAGGACGACGAGCGCCGCGGGACCGACCACGACGACGCGTGTGCCGTCTGCGGCGACGACGCGACGCGGACGGCGTACTTCGCGAAGTCGTACTGA
- a CDS encoding beta-CASP ribonuclease aCPSF1 has product MSQVEKQLADTKAQIESEIPDDISVTDVKYEGPELVVYTRHPKEFAQDGDLVRRLASKLRKRITVRPHPDVLSDPREAETKIEEIIPGDAGVTDLDFHEDTGEVVIEAEKPGMVIGRRGSTLREITQEVGWTPEVVRTPPIESSTVSNVRNFLKQEREERRDILERVGRTIHREEMADEQWVRITTLGCCREVGRASFILNTAETRILVDCGDKPGAEGEVPYLQVPEALGAGAQNIDAVVLTHAHLDHSALIPLLFKYGYDGPIYCTEPTRDLMGLLTLDYLDVASKEGRTPPYESAQVREAIKHTIPLEYGDVTDIAPDVKLTFHNAGHILGSAVSHFHIGDGLYNVAFSGDIHYDDTRLFNGAVNDFPRVETLVMESTYGGRNDYQTDQEDSERKLVEVINETYEDDGKVLIPAFAVGRSQEIMMVLEEAMRTDKIPEMPVHLDGMIWEATAIHSTYPEYLRDDLRDRIFHEDENPFLADQFNHIDGGEDERQEVADGGPCIILSTSGMMTGGPIMSWLRHLGGEEHSTLTFVGYQAQGTLGRRIQNGWDEIPVQDPRDRSRESTISLRMGVEVVDGFSGHADRQGLENFVKTMNPRPEKVLCVHGDERSVQDFSSALYHEYNVRTFAPKNLETFRFK; this is encoded by the coding sequence ATGAGTCAAGTCGAGAAGCAGTTAGCCGACACGAAAGCACAGATCGAATCGGAGATCCCCGACGATATCTCCGTCACCGACGTGAAGTACGAGGGCCCGGAGCTGGTCGTCTACACGCGTCACCCGAAGGAATTCGCCCAGGACGGCGACCTGGTCCGACGGCTCGCGTCCAAGCTCCGAAAGCGGATCACCGTCCGACCGCACCCGGACGTGCTCTCCGATCCGCGCGAGGCCGAGACGAAGATCGAAGAGATCATCCCCGGAGACGCCGGGGTCACCGACCTCGACTTCCACGAGGACACCGGAGAGGTCGTCATCGAGGCCGAGAAGCCCGGCATGGTCATCGGCCGCCGCGGCTCGACGCTCCGGGAGATCACACAGGAGGTCGGCTGGACGCCCGAGGTCGTTCGGACGCCGCCCATCGAGTCCTCCACCGTCTCGAACGTTCGAAACTTCCTGAAGCAGGAGCGCGAGGAGCGCCGCGACATCCTCGAGCGCGTCGGCCGAACCATCCACCGCGAGGAGATGGCCGACGAGCAGTGGGTCCGCATCACGACCCTCGGCTGCTGCCGTGAGGTCGGGCGCGCCTCGTTCATTCTCAACACCGCCGAGACGCGGATCCTCGTCGACTGCGGCGACAAGCCCGGCGCGGAGGGCGAGGTGCCGTACCTCCAGGTGCCCGAGGCGCTGGGCGCGGGCGCACAGAACATCGACGCGGTCGTGCTCACCCACGCCCACCTCGACCACTCGGCGCTCATTCCGCTGCTGTTCAAGTACGGCTACGACGGCCCGATCTACTGTACGGAGCCAACGCGCGACCTGATGGGCCTGCTCACGCTCGACTACCTCGACGTGGCGAGCAAGGAGGGGCGCACGCCGCCGTACGAGTCGGCGCAGGTGCGAGAGGCGATCAAACACACCATCCCGCTGGAGTACGGCGACGTGACCGACATCGCCCCCGACGTGAAGCTCACGTTCCACAACGCGGGGCACATCCTCGGCTCTGCGGTGTCGCACTTCCACATCGGCGACGGCCTCTACAACGTCGCGTTCTCCGGCGACATCCACTACGACGACACGCGGCTGTTCAACGGCGCGGTCAACGACTTCCCGCGCGTCGAGACGCTCGTGATGGAGTCCACCTACGGCGGCCGCAACGACTACCAGACGGATCAGGAGGACTCCGAGCGCAAGTTGGTCGAGGTGATCAACGAGACGTACGAGGACGACGGGAAAGTGCTCATCCCGGCGTTCGCGGTCGGGCGCTCCCAGGAGATCATGATGGTGCTGGAGGAGGCGATGCGCACCGACAAGATCCCGGAGATGCCGGTCCACCTCGACGGGATGATCTGGGAGGCGACGGCGATCCACTCGACGTACCCCGAGTACCTGCGCGACGACCTCCGTGACCGGATCTTCCACGAGGACGAGAACCCCTTCCTCGCCGACCAGTTCAACCACATCGACGGCGGCGAGGACGAGCGACAGGAGGTCGCCGACGGCGGCCCCTGCATCATCCTCTCCACCTCGGGGATGATGACCGGCGGCCCGATCATGTCGTGGCTGCGCCACCTCGGCGGCGAGGAGCACTCCACGCTCACCTTCGTCGGCTACCAGGCGCAGGGAACCCTCGGGCGTCGCATCCAGAACGGCTGGGACGAGATTCCGGTGCAGGACCCGCGCGACCGCAGCCGCGAGTCGACCATCTCCCTGCGGATGGGAGTCGAGGTCGTCGACGGCTTCTCCGGCCACGCCGACCGACAGGGGCTCGAGAACTTCGTGAAGACGATGAACCCGCGCCCCGAGAAGGTGCTGTGCGTCCACGGCGACGAGCGCTCGGTGCAGGACTTCTCGTCGGCGTTGTACCACGAGTACAACGTGCGAACGTTCGCCCCGAAGAACCTGGAGACGTTCCGGTTCAAGTGA
- a CDS encoding methylglyoxal synthase translates to MRLALIAHDEQKEMLVEFAREYTDTLAEHDLLATGTTGKRLNEETDLTVERKSSGPLGGDMQIGAEVADGDCHGIVFLRDPLTAQPHEPDISALLRVCDVHDVPLATNPASAAYLIEGIDREGTGYHGK, encoded by the coding sequence ATGCGCCTCGCGCTCATCGCCCACGACGAACAGAAGGAGATGCTCGTCGAGTTCGCTCGCGAGTACACCGACACGCTCGCCGAGCACGACCTGCTCGCGACGGGAACGACCGGCAAGCGGCTCAACGAGGAAACCGACCTGACGGTCGAGCGAAAGTCCTCGGGACCGCTCGGCGGCGACATGCAGATCGGCGCGGAGGTCGCCGACGGCGACTGTCACGGCATCGTCTTCCTGCGCGACCCCCTGACCGCTCAACCCCACGAGCCGGACATCTCCGCGCTGTTGCGCGTCTGCGACGTACACGACGTGCCGCTGGCGACCAACCCCGCGAGCGCGGCGTACCTCATCGAAGGGATCGACCGCGAGGGGACGGGATATCACGGAAAATAG
- a CDS encoding DUF7332 family protein, whose amino-acid sequence MSHRIPVRVAVALLVSLTALGGPVVAPAAAAPEDCFGDGRDLDVGTEGPTIDLSIYTSLFTNLGGEGALGMSAVGHTGEYEVISLRTGVVFAGVGDPEGFLTDPFSRFGLAFDYTLSLPMLSAAPGDTTYEQSEAPVEGVPEAECSVD is encoded by the coding sequence GTGAGCCACCGGATCCCGGTCCGCGTCGCCGTTGCGCTCCTCGTGTCGCTGACGGCCCTCGGGGGGCCCGTCGTCGCGCCCGCCGCGGCCGCGCCCGAGGACTGCTTCGGCGACGGACGGGACCTCGACGTCGGCACCGAGGGCCCGACGATCGACCTGTCGATCTACACGTCGCTGTTCACGAACCTCGGGGGTGAAGGCGCGCTCGGAATGTCCGCCGTCGGCCACACCGGCGAGTACGAGGTGATCAGCCTCCGGACCGGCGTCGTCTTCGCGGGCGTCGGCGACCCCGAGGGGTTCCTCACCGACCCCTTCTCGCGGTTCGGGCTCGCGTTCGACTACACGCTCTCGCTGCCGATGCTGTCGGCCGCTCCCGGCGACACCACCTACGAGCAGTCGGAGGCGCCCGTTGAGGGCGTCCCCGAGGCCGAGTGCTCTGTCGACTGA